One Dreissena polymorpha isolate Duluth1 chromosome 9, UMN_Dpol_1.0, whole genome shotgun sequence genomic window carries:
- the LOC127846650 gene encoding uncharacterized protein LOC127846650 produces MRVFLIGCLCVISTVLMATAIDAYYDMASLYGGGHGIGSYGYPGAIGYGGGAAGGAGGGGMGGIFGILIFLFVFIIIINVLFGGSGGFGGVGGGGSGGGGSRKGGSNYGGGGGGSSYGGGGGSSYGGGHYNDGWGHGWSNSGYKK; encoded by the exons ATGAGGGTTTTTTTGATCGGATGTCTGTGTGTGATCAGTACGGTGCTCATGGCAACCGCCATTGACGCCTACTACGATATGGCTAGCCTCTACGGGGGAGGCCATGGGATTGGCTCCTATGGCTACCCCGGTGCCATCGGGTACGGGGGCGGTGCTGCAGGCGGTGCTGGCGGCGGAGGAATGGGTGGAATATTTGGAATCCTCATCTTTC TGTttgttttcatcatcatcataaatgtctTGTTCGGTGGTTCCGGTGGGTTTGGCGGCGTCGGCGGGGGCGGTTCAGGAGGCGGCGGCAGCAGAAAGGGTGGCAGCAActacggtggtggtggtggtggtagcagctacggtggtggtggtggaagcaGCTACGGTGGAGGCCACTACAATGACGGATGGGGCCACGGATGGAGCAACAGcggatataaaaaataa